The genomic region cttgttcctagatgtaaaaCTTTGCCTTTGGCTgtgataaaatacattttgtttcaatgggTCCGGCTCACACCACTTCACCAACCTTTGTCTCATCCACAGTTCATGGATCAGCAGAGATTTCGTATTGAATTCCAGCTCATTGGTacaaatgttgaatagcattgggGCTAGTATTGATCAACACAGAACCCCACTTGAAACACCCTCATTCCATGATAATTCACACCAGCAACTaatttttgagatctatcagcaagccagtttttttaaaaaaatatgtgtgctttatttatattatatagtGCTCATTTTAAATCACAGTACTGTGTCATACTAAGTTAAATGCATTACCAAATATGTTACATTTATGCAGTACCTTTACCAACTAAACTTCTAATCTCTTCAAAGAATTAAATCATGTTTCTCTGACAAAATCTATTTTGCATAAAGCCACATGATGGGCAGTAATTATATCCATCATTCAGTTGTTTATCAGTTGACTCCAATATTAGTTTTTCCATTATTATTTctgggatctctctctctctctctggtgagaaaatatttaaaaatctgcattttgttCTAATGAGGAATGAAAGCAAATGttaaaactttgatttttttttccaaatgaaattcTTGTATTCCAGTCAGCACCAGTGAAAACTTACTGCAAGTCCTGTGCTGGCATACCCCCTGGATGTAGTAGTCCCTAAGAGCATAGCACGAGCACAGAAAGCTTCTCCGTTTCCTTCCTCATGGACTCAGTACAGGGCATCAAATGAGAGTGGAGAgagggtggaaagaggtggacaagGGTCCTAGAGAGAGCTGGAGAAATTTAATCTTACCTGTTCCTCAGGCTGCAGAAAGAAACAGAGAGTCATCCAGGTCCTTGACTGACCATTGCTTTGTCCCTACATTCTATTTCCCCCCATTAGTCCCTATGCTCTATTCCCTGCATCCAGTGGACAATGGACCCTGGATTGTATTGACCAATGCACAATATTCACATTGCTGGTGCACAATGGTTCCTGCACTACAATCCCTAGTGTCTCATGTACAAAGATGAAATGGTCCCTTCGCTATGCACTCCAGTGCCCATGGCCCTGCGGTCCCTTCCCTATATTACTCACCACCCAGTGATGCCTGGACCATATTCCCAGCTCCCACAGTCCTCATGAAGAGCAGAGAAAGAGACAAAACATTCCCTTTATTCATATCCTGTCTGGGAAAAGTTTTCTGTGCAGGTTtttcctcagggcagactgcacctccttgttcctcagggTGTAGATCACGGGGTTCAGGACAGGAGTGACCACACTGTAGAGGAGAACAATCATCATGTCCCATTTAGGGGattccccggaggaggggggcacATAGGTCAAGATGGCCGCCCCATAGAATAGAGACACCACAGTGAGGTGGGAGGCGCATGTGGAAAAGGCCTTTCTCCTGCTTTCCCACGACTGGACCTTCAGGAGCAGGAAGGAGATGATGTAAAGGTAGGAGAGGAGGGTGAGGGTAAAGGGGATGACTACAATGCCCCCAGTGATGATGTTGAGAAGGCTCAGGTTGAGGTGGGTGCTGCCGCAGGCCAAGGTCAGCAGGGGCTTGATGTCACAGAAAAAGTGGGGGACACGGCTGGGACCACAGAAGCACAGCCGGGAGGTCATGACTGTGTGCATTAGTGCATGCAGGAAGCCAGTGACCCAGCTGGCTGTTGCCAGGAACAGGCAGGCCCGTGGGCTCATGACCAGCCTGTAGCGCAGTGGGTTGCAGATGGCCACGTAGCGGTCATAGGCCATGATGGCCAGCAGCACAGCCTCGCTGCTGCCCAGAAAGTGGAAGAAGTGGAGCTGGGCCAGGCAGCCGGCGAAGGAGATGGTTTGGCATCCCGAGAGGAAACCAGACAGCATCTTGGGCACAGTGACTGTGGAATA from Natator depressus isolate rNatDep1 chromosome 13, rNatDep2.hap1, whole genome shotgun sequence harbors:
- the LOC141997458 gene encoding olfactory receptor 12D1-like, giving the protein MENRTEVSEFILMGLTKLQGLEHFLFALFLLLYVASLLGNGAMVVMALMEPRLHTPMYFFLGNLSCLDICYSTVTVPKMLSGFLSGCQTISFAGCLAQLHFFHFLGSSEAVLLAIMAYDRYVAICNPLRYRLVMSPRACLFLATASWVTGFLHALMHTVMTSRLCFCGPSRVPHFFCDIKPLLTLACGSTHLNLSLLNIITGGIVVIPFTLTLLSYLYIISFLLLKVQSWESRRKAFSTCASHLTVVSLFYGAAILTYVPPSSGESPKWDMMIVLLYSVVTPVLNPVIYTLRNKEVQSALRKNLHRKLFPDRI